A region of the Silene latifolia isolate original U9 population chromosome 9, ASM4854445v1, whole genome shotgun sequence genome:
GCAACAAAAAAACCCACGGTTAAAATAAAACAGCAGCAAACTCACCGGTGTAAGGAAGGAAATAGCACGGGCAGTCGTCGGCCACCACGTCAaggaccggcgacgtgaggtctggtGGCCCAAAGCAGAAGAGGGCGCAGTGTGCGATCACAGATCGCGACAAAGATCCCTGAAAATGACGACACTGCCGACGAACTAATACCCTCCCAAACAGCAGACCGACGCCGGTACCACCAACAAAACCGTCCCCTGACGCCGGTACCACGAACtaatgttcttcttcttcttcgtcttcttcttcttcttcttcttcttcttcttcttcttcttcttctaataataataataataataataataataataataataataataataataataataataataataataataataataataataataataataataataataataataaaattattattattattattatttttttttttttttttgcagaaaagcAATGGATCTTATTCATTCAATAAAGAAGTACAATACAAGACCCGGTCCAAACCTTTCCTACAAGGAGACCAGTATAGTCCCCtacaagaaaaaaaaagaagcctAAAACAATAACCTAAGAGAGCTATAAACCATACAAACGAAGGTTTACAACTTTCTTAATAACAATACAAAGAGTTTCAGGAGAAGAATGAACCCCTCTAAAAAtcctattatttctttccttccaCAGAAAATAAAGGAGAGCCATCAGACTTGCCTTCTGCTTGCCTGTTGTTCGAGTAGATAGGAAGCAATGCAAAACATCAGCGAGCAGGAAAGAGCTAGTAGGTAAATGAGCCCAAGTTGCAATATCCAGAAACACCAGCCTAGAATAAGGGCAAGCAAAGAAGAGATGAAGCAGGTCTTCAGAGCAACCCTCACAAAGAGCACATCTATTCACCAAGTATAAACCACGAGAAATAAGACGATCAACAGTGGGCAAACCATTCTGCAAGGCTAACAAACCAATGAAAGAATGCTTAGGATGGCATCCAGCATTAAAAACCAGAGCAGACCAGGCCACAGGGGCACCCCTAGTGCGAATAACATCATACATGGCATTAGTATCATACTTCCCATGAGAAGTACAGGCCTGCAGCAGCAGGAGGGCCTGATCAGGGGAGCCAACATGCCTAAGAAGAAGATCTCTCATCTTGAGTACATTGTTCCAATACCAGGACTGGGAGATGGTTTGAGTAGCATCCCAGAAACAATCACCTTTAAGCACATAAGCATGAACCCACTTAGTCCAGATACACTGAGGTCTATAGAAAAGCTTCCATACCCATTTCAACATTTGTGAACAATTCCAACTAAGAACTTCTTTTATACCTATCCCCCCCTCTAATTTAGGGGAACATAGAATCGCCATTTCATAAAAACATGCCTTCTAGCACCCTCATTTATACCCCAGAGAAAATCCTTACAGAGCTTTGCAATTTTCTTGGCTATACCCTTAGGTAAAAGCACACTGGCCCCTCAAAAATTATTCAGTCCAAAAATGACTGAATTAATCAGGAGAGCCTTACCAGCATAGCTGAGACTATGATTGGCCCATTGCATAACCCTACCTTTAATCTTATCCAAGAGAGGCTGATACATATCTTGAGTGATTCTAGCATTGAACAGAGGAAGCCCCAGATATCTAAAAGGGAAAGCCCCCATGCTATAACCAAGAGAGAACCAGGATAAGGTGCTTAACCTCATCAGCAACCCCCCCCCATGTATAAGTCAGTTTTGGCAGGGTTAGCATGCAATCCAGAGTAACTACTAAACTTGTCCAAGCACTGAGCAGCAGCCTTCACAGAAGGTAAATCTCCTCTAGTAAAGATTAGTAAGTCGTCAAAGAAAAACAAGGTGTGTAAGATTAAGCTCGCACACACTTGGGATGATAAGAAAAGTTAACCTCCCTAGGTAGCTTCCTTAAGAGTCTAGACAAAGACCTCCATACAAATAACAAACAGATAGGGGGACAAGGGATCCCCCTGTCTAAGCCCACACTTTCCAGGGAAAAAGCCCTTGACCTCACCATTAATAAGTAAAGAATAGTGGGGGGAGGTCACACATGCCATTATCCAATCAACAAACCTAGTGGGGAAGTTGAGATAAAGAAGACTATCTTTGAGAAAATTCCATTAATGTAATCAAAAGCTTTTCTTATATCTACCTTGAGAAGGCATCTGGGAGTAAGGTAAGCACGACCATATTTGGAAACTAACTCATGAGCCAAAGATAGTGTTATCAAAAATATCCCTATCGCCACAAAGGCAGCCTGTTCGGGGCCAATGATGGAATCAAGAAATGATTTGAGCCTATTAGCAATAATTTTACTCACCACCTTGTAAAAAGTGGTGCAGCAAGCTATAGGTCTAAAATCCTTAACTGTGAGGGGAGTGTCCATCTTAGGAATAAGAACCAACAAAGTGGCGAGAGTCGCTTTAGGAAGATAGCAAGTCCTGGAAGAACTCAAGAACAGCAGACTTTAAAATCGGTCCCAACCACATTCCAAGCATCCAAAAAGAAACCGAGGAATACCCATCTATTCCAGGACTTTTATTCCTATCTATAGATTTAAGGGCATCAAGGATCTCAGGCACCCTAATCTGAGCTGAGCAGGGGTTACCAACATCGTGGGGAAGAGTGTCCTGATGAAATAAATGAGAAGGAAGAGAAGTGACAGGGGAAGAGGAGCCCAACAGATGCTTATAATAGGAAATAAACCCTGCAGAAATCTCCTCAGTTCCAGTGCAGAGGTTCCCATCCTCATCATGAATTCTGCCAATACTATTTCTAAGTCTTCTATCAGCAAGCTTAGAGTAGAAAAATCTAGTACTAAGATCATTAAGCTGAAGGTGCTGGACTTTAGCTCTTTGAAAGAGCACTTGCATCTCAGCCCTCTTCACCAACAAGTAGCCATGAAGCAACTTTTTCTCCAGAGAAATGAGAGTAGGATCCATGGGGGAATTCCTAAGATCATCTTGGCATTGCTCAAGAGCCACCTTACTCTTCTTCACTCTATCAGATAGACTTGTAAAAGAGGTGGTGTGAAGCTTCTTAAGAGTCCTTCTGAGGTTTTTAAGCTTCAGAAACAGAGAAACAATGTGGTTAGCAGAGTACTGAGTACCCCATCCTTCTCTCACATGGTCCTGGAAATGGGGGGACAGAGCCCAACAATTCAGGTACTTGAAGGAAGCTCTGGGAGGATGAGGCAAATCAGCAATATTCACAAGACAAGGGGAGTGATCTGAGACTCCTGCATTAAGGAGATGCAGTGGACTGCATACTGGATAGCCATTGAGGGGAAGCCAATATCCTATCCAGCTTAGCCCATCTTAGGCCATCTCcttgcttgttattccaagtaaAGTGACAACCAGTAGTATGGTGATCAACTAACTGACAAACATCCAAACAAGCACTGAATTCATGCATATCTGCCATTTGTACATGAGTACTCCCAAGTCTTTCATCCATATTAAGAACAACATTAAAATCTCCCATGCACAACCAAGGCACAGAAACCTGATGAGAAATGCCCTGAAGATGATCCCAGAGTATCCTTCTATCCAGTCTTGCATTAAAAGCATATACAAAGGTTACTTCAATGCACTTTTGGGTAGCAATATGAAGCAAAGAACAGTGGATATGCTGAGCAGATTGATGCAAAACAGAAAGAGAAATAAGGGTAGGCTTCCAAACTACCCAAATTCTCCCATTATAGTGACAAGCTGAATTGTGAACAAGATCATACCCAGTAAAAATTCTTCTAACATCCTTGATAGTTGTGTGCTTAACATGTGTCTCAATAAAAGCCCCACAATCTACCTTATTATCCAGCAAGAACTGATGAGATTCTTGCTGTTTTAAGGGGTCATTAAGACCCCTAATGTTCCAGGAGGAGAGAATCATGGGGTGGATCAGCCTCTCCTGGATCCAACTCAAAATCCTCAGAAACAACATCATCAACACTCTTATCACCTTCAGATTCAGTCTCAACATTAACCAGGACAGAAGAGCCAGGTTCAATGAGACCACCTTCCTGAAGCATAGAGAACCTGTTAGACAACTTAGTAGCCACAGTCTTCTGAACTATAGGCTGCTTTGGAGTACCAGTGGGTTTAGGAGACCTGCTAGCTTCAGGAGGCTTAGGGGCAGCAGGCTGTTTAGGCCTGTAAACAGCTTTGGGCTTAGCTGGTCCAGCAGGCTTGCACCTATCCTGAGTGTGACCAATCTTCTTGCAAGCAGTGCAGAAATGGGGAACCCATTCATAAGCCACAGCCTGTAACAAAGGACCTCTATAAGGAGAGTTAATCTTTATAGCTTTAGGAAGCTCCTTGGAAAGGTCAACATCAACCAAAACCCTAGCAAAGGCCAACTTACTCTTGTTAGTAGTATGTTCATTCGCACATATGGGATTCCCAATGGCACTAGCAACCCATCGAGGCCTGCTTTTGACCAAAAACAAGGATCTAGATTTGGGAACAAAACCCACACAGGGACATGGGATacattcaattcatcaataattGTAGGACTCCAAGGCTTAAACACCAAAGGGAAACCATTAACGTTCCAAGTATCCGACCTAATTTTGTTCATATCCTCAGCACTTGCAAAACGAAAGTAGTACCATCCTTTCGCAAAATACATAATCTCAGGGGTGGTTATATGAGTCCAGTATTTAAACACCAAACTTTCAATCTGAACAAGCGTTGATTGCTTGCCTAAAACCGTACCTACTAGTGTTGTTTGCCAATACTCAACCTCCTTCACAATGTCCTCCTCTTCAATAGTAATGCAGATTTAATCACCCACAGGAACATAGGATAGGTTCATACCTTTCAAGAATTCTTCAAAACTTGAGAATAGGTTTTAGTAGGAGCCTTCGTAGACCCCGACCCCGAAGGAGCGTCGTAAACCTTCTCTTTGCCACTAGAGACAATTTGCATCGGGAACCGCAGAGTCTCATCAACCATGAGAGAACCATCCTCGAAAAGGTGGATTTGGTGGGTCCACAACCCGCGGCGGCCGGCCCCTGGCCATTGTTGCGAGAGTTAGGTCACAATCGCAACAGTCGAGAGGatataaaattattattattattattattaattattattattattattatttattatatttattattaatattaatattaatcttaatattaTTCGATTCAATTCAAACTCTAATCACTTAGTTGATTCActcagctccattcgattcgattagATTTAGctcagctccattcgattcgattggcTCGATTCGATTATTTACTCAGctccattcattcgattcattcagcTCGATTGATTACTTCATTCGATTCGGCTCAATTCACTCGGCTCTAAAAAGttagaaagaacagggccttagcttgggtacctaaaaactgtatctaatcctttctgcaggaagtagtgaaagaaaacaatcaatggtatcttaacagtggatgttcaagacacatgaccggagataaaaatctatttctttcactcaagccgttcaatggaggaaaggtgacgttcggggacaataaaaagggaaaagtaatcggcgttggcaaaatcggaatttctaagtctcacgcgattattgatgtttatctcgtgaactgtctaaaacataacttgctaagcatatctcaactatgcgacaaaggtaacaaagtagtttttcatactgatagttgtcgcattattattgaaggaactagcaatgttattctagaaggccacagaaaaagaaatgtttatatggtagatttaaatgttgtgcctactaattctttctcatgcatgaaagttactcttgatgatccatgtttatggcataaacgctttggtcacattagctcactaaccttgaacaaactcaagaagagggacttggttgaagggttacctaagatcaagttcgaccaagaaaagatgtgtgacacgtgtgcaaggtgcaaacaagtaaggtcatcgttcaaaccgaaaagagtagtaagtacgaatcaagccttggaattagtacacatggatttatgtggacctatgaaggtaaggagtagaagaggatccaggtacgtcttcgttcttgtagatgattactcgaggtatgtatggcctatctttcttcattcaaaagacgaaacgtttgatgaatttgattgtcttatgaaacgtgttcaaaacaaatataagactaatcttgtatctattcgtacggatcatggcaccaagtttgacaatcaagcttttatagaatattgtagagttaatggtgtagggcataacttttctgcaccaagaactcctcaacaaaacggtgtcgttgaacgtatgaatagaactatAGAAGATATGGcccgtacaatgcttttgtgtagtggtttacctcgtaatttttgggctgaagccattagtacttcttgctatatcCATAACCGTGCTATGATCTGacttattcttaagaaaaccccctacgaactccttagaggtcgaaaacctaatatctcccatcttcgttgctttgggagtaaatgttttgtttacaacaacggtaaaaaccggttaagtaaattcgaccctaggagtgatgaggcaatattcataggatactcagatcatcgcaaggcttacaaagtcttcaacaaGAGAACcttctgtattgaagaaagtatccacgttatttttgatgaagataacgtgtttgataagcctttacaggatgaggaagaagacttggatgaacccgacttccgtctttcaagagacgatcccccggaattggaattggaggacaatgagattgaaggaacaagtgatgaacttgatcattcctcaaaagataaaaaggagaaaaccaaagttatagttgatgatactataacattgactcgaaataaggactcccaaaccaatgttatagatgatgttactataacattgaatccaaatcaaggtgtagagtccgaggttataatcggctatAATACAatacccggattggattcagggggaacttcctccaatttcgagccaaatgaagttgggtcaagctcaaataacgatgatgaaccaagtacttcaacaaagtggaaatacaagagctcacaccccatggacaatattctagggaatattaagatgggtgttcaaactagacgatccttgaataacttatgctctttctactcttttctatccatgatcgaaccaacaaatatcaatgaagctcttgcagaatcagattAGATTGTCgcaatgcaagaagagctacaacagttcgaacgaaacaaggtttggcatttagttcctagaccaaaggatcgatctgtcattggaacaaggtgggtctttaggaacaaattagatgatgtcggagtcattatcagaaacaaagcaagattggtggtccaaggttataatcaacaagaaggaatagattatgacgagactttcgcacctgttgctcgtcttgaagctattagacttctgatagcattcgtagcacataagggaatgaagctcttccagatggacgtcaagacaacattcttaaatggatacttacaagaagaagtcttcgttgaacaactcCCTGGATTTAAGAATAGTAAATTTGAAAGTAATGTCTTCAagttggataaagccctatatggattgaaacaagcacctagggcatggtacgacagattatctaaATTTCTatttgacagtggattcagtagaggatccgttgataaaaccctatttctaaaatctgaggattctgaccttttggttgtttaAATCTACGTCGATGACATCATCTTTGGATccaccaaccgaagcctatgcaaatatttttctgagttagtgacctccgagttcgagaagagtatgatgggagaattgaaattcttcctaggtctgcaaatacaacaaaccgatgaaggcattaaaatccatcaacaaaaatacatcaaggaattaattcgaaaatttggaatggaaaattcccatgctaggcctactccaatggtcgagaacaagaaattgacattagatgaagacggtaaatcagttgatgaaactacttaccgtggaatgattgggtcactgttatatttgaccgcaagtagacccgatattatgtttagcgtatgggtttgtgcgagatatcaatcatctcccaaagaatcgcatatgacggccgtaaaacaaattttacgatatttaattggaacggccaagctgtatttatggtatccaatggattgtaatttcgatctagtcggttattccaaTGCcaactacgcaggatgttctctagacagaaaaagcacgtcgggtgtcgccacatttgtcggaccgtgtatcattacGTGGAGTTCGAagaaataaaatttagttgctctctcaactgctgaagccgaatatattgctgcaggactggtatgcactcaacttttatggcttaagcaacaattacatgattatggtattgacgtaggatgtattcctattttatgtgataatactagtgcaataattatttctaaaaatcccgcataacattcacgtaccaaacacattgaaataagacaccattttattcgagaccatttTACTGAAAaataatgggcagacattttgacaaaatcgttagctagagaacgatttgagactttacggttggaaattggtttaatcagtggtacctatgtttctatacacgttcaatttctttatgactgactagttaagttaagattgtatgactgtgtccgtatattgcgttgcatgaataatttcgtttatagggatatatttatcataaatttctatttgttatttagaatttaattgtctATACAAACTTAATTTCTTATCAAATATATAAgacacaccatatcttttatctttccaaatcacaTACAAATTCTCCTAAATTTCTTTCCATGTTTACACGACTCATACACCCCATATACAATTCAACTTTCTAAATTTTATCCTTTACCATATTAATTATATCACCTAATCTCCTATACCTACCATAACTCCTATTACTATTTGCCACTTACCATAATTGATAACCACTTACCTAGACCTAGACCTACTCCTATAATTACCCCCTCCCTTGCGTGTGAACCGTACCTCACCTCCCACTTGCACAACTTTTTATCTTTTCAAAACAATTACCATCATCACCATCACTTCCTttacacaaccatcaccatcacaatGAATCCTAACCATGCAAAAACCTGATCATCAACCCGCCATCAACAAAGCCGCCACTTTCACAAAACAACATCACCACTTCCACCTCATGATCCTAACTCCGCTAGTCttccttcacctcaaccaaacccaaCTACGCCCCTGTTTTGTGGTCAGGACGAGTCGATGTCCGAGGGTAAAAGGCGCCGCCTTTTTAAAGGgaaaaataaggtagttgttgatGAAGGTGAAGATGTTGAGGAACCCGAGGTTATTGTTCGAAACAGTGTTGCTCGTACTTTGCTCCGGGATGTTTTGAAAGCCGCAACAaaagaagggttaaatcgtgttcggctaactcatgacgaaagcatccttgttaatcgtgttttgaggtattctattcatggaggaaggtattatccgaaatcttggttgattaatgttcccgctcttaagttctttgttgattttcttgattttcaagggtggagtcacatagtcaattttcgggtcctatttatccggttgaagttgttcaattctttgctattGTGTCGGTTAAGAAGGGAGTCTTGCATGCGATGGTTaatggggttgatgtgacggtctctgtatcggatttttgctctgccttttcggttcccgatgacggaattgaaattaatccgagtcttgaatggtctaatgtggtgaGTGAAAAGGAGATGTTAGTTAAAAGGTACTTTAAGGAGGTTGGGACGGACGGAGGAAAtattgtggttcgtcctctctcggcgaaaataatgttcctcttgaactttctttggaacacggttgtgccgaggagaggaggtcgtGATAAAGTTTCGAGTTATGAGGCTATTGTAATCTATTCATGGTTGGAGGGACAAAAAGTGAACTTGGCAAGTCTTGTGTTGCATCGTATCATTCAAACGAGTCTCACGGTTACCAAGGAAAAATTAAGTACAACAATCGACCTACCATAtaggatgtgggtgtctcggttgttagaaataaaacaagtggtgggacgggatagctacggtgtaagtgcacgggattgcatgtgtgatcggttgatcaagcttatgggtcttgtcgTTGATGAACCCGAGTTACTTCTTGTCAAGGATGTTGAGAAAAGCCcgggtgattcgggtttggggactatggaggcgaaattggaaggttttatgactggtttaatggagaagtttgaggagcattcCACCAACTTGGCTACGGCTTTGTCACATGTTGGACCATCACGGTCTTTggagtcgggtttggatgcttctcgggtttATTCTTGGATGGATGCGGTGGATAAGAGGTTAAAGGGTTTTGAACGGGAATTGAAGGcaatccgtggggaagtgttcccacatggtgaCCGTCTTACATTTCTCACGAGTCAAGGTGGTGCGTTGGTCATGCACGGAAAGGCAATGGCAAGTGATCAATCGCTTACCTTGGAGGCCACGAAAGCTTTGTCTTTGAAGGTGCTCAACTTTGAACGTAGTATTCAAACTCTTTCTCAGCTTGTGCGGAGTTCCTTCGATCGTCTCGATGCCTTGGAGCATCGTACtcggcccgactacgtgaacccttacagaacccgcaacatttgatctACCTCTGCCTTACCATATTTAGCCCTTTTCTATTTTTAGCTTTCTTTTTCAGGGTGTGTTTTGCAAACTTATCATTCGGCCCAATTTTGGCATGCACTTAtggattatggcccaagtgtttctttaaacatgtgtttcattcggcccatcggctataaacatgttttcttaagtttgtttaATAATTAATCTTCTAGATGCTTATAGTTATGCGTGCTAATATTATTTTCtgtgacgttttatctcttgtctcgtcttatattattctagtcatttttgatttgttcttagcttttcgatgatgtcaagagggggaaagaacgtctatagtaagcatctacctaagcttgctccttgtcaagaccgattgtctcttaaagtccttaaagtttcggtttttgataaATCGTCTTgctcttgcgttgatctttattattaagatgacggtattatattaagggggaactacttacttagtcacaattttaggaggcttgccatcatcaaaaagggggaatttgttgaaccatatagcttatatgtttatgttttgatgatgtcaaggtgctttatattttatatacttgttgcgcataatcgtttgtctaagtgatTTAGAATCAACGtatctaatacaagcaacaaaggagattgtgatgaaagtataaaatgttcaagcctctattcaagatcaaacgatatgaagattcattcaagatttatgtgaagacgaagtccgtctaaagattaatcaagcttggatgatgacgtagcctatactcgaagatctctctgaagattagaatagtataggtgattatctcttaacgataaccaagaatgagtttcttgaattggtaaagttatagctttgcagctataacattactagtaaaagagctcaatgttatagctctcctactataacattgaaatgctgtgTTTATTATACATgacttataatgtttcaaaattgttttgaaaattgtttaaagtttattttaaatgttttgataaaggTATTTATATAtttaagcccggtttagtgcggagtttggttttatgttgaacgttgactagtagttgttttggaccaatttatgagttggaccttgctactaattagggtttcaacaaaacttctcttaaaacctaaattctaacccatatattgagctagggtttgcacgagtcacgaggcttatgagccgtgacatctcgtgttacctagggtatatttggtaaagattttattctatagtaatatctttacatatattatatatcttacttaatatatttgtttatgataaaagatattcttgttttaggaaatcttatcatatcttagaatttatagtaaagataatatttgaatagattatattctatcttttggaatattctttattatcttttaaggtttttaggaaagaaataatagaagatataatttgttaacatatcttctatattcggctattagggtttgtgtaaaccgagttgccctactctttccttcctataaatactttacactttacaacatctaaaatagagaccttaagcataaaaattgattttaattttacaaagcaaaccgtgtgttttcaagcagaaaaaccgttttgttaaggtcgtgtgttttaaactcgtatacttgttttttttgtgttatcgttataagataatagtgcttagttgatttcttacttgttcattaacgtgaacctttgcaagaatcattagtgctttctcattagcgtaagttagtcactcgagtatttaacggtactcattgagttacagctagagttagttgtacgagttgggttagtaaatttgtaatccgtagaaaggtactaaatttattaatcgagaatagtggacgtaggtttcgacttgtgaaactgaaccacttcaaaaaccgtgtgtctcctcgttcATTCGTTcctttgtttatttcgttttacattcactagttgattagttaaagattaatcaataaactttaaataatcaattacatacgcatgatcgaaaaagctttcaaaagttttaaatcctcaattcaccccccccccctcttgagtattttggatcaatagactcttcaacgGTTGATCTAGATACTCGAATAGTTAAGGGTTTATATGTATGTGATTTTGTTGCCGGATACAATTCCTTGAATGGCTGTATTTTATTTGGATTTGTTGGTATTGAACTTATGAAATTTGGATTGCTCAATTTATAAATTGTCGAATTTTCTATAGcgtttagaaaataaaataacagGTATGATTGTCGAATTTCTATAGCCAATAACTTATTTATTGGCTAGGCacaaattttttttattgttgtaaTTGATGATTGACATCGGTTCCTAAGTTACAACCGATGCTAATAATGCAAAAATTGGCATCGGTTTTTATGGTACAACCGATGCCAATATGTGTAAATTGCCATCGGTTAGAACCGATGCAAATTGAATAACAACCGATGCCAATATGTGTAAATTGGCATCGGTTCATGAACCGATGCCAATTCAAATAAATGTCATTGGCATCGCCTGCATTGGCATCGATTGGGAACCGATGCCTATCACTGTTTATA
Encoded here:
- the LOC141600940 gene encoding uncharacterized protein LOC141600940, with the protein product MARGRPPRVVDPPNPPFRGWFSHEEDIVKEVEYWQTTLVGTVLGKQSTLVQIESLVFKYWTHITTPEIMYFAKGWYYFRFASAEDMNKIRSDTWNVNGFPLVFKPWSPTIIDELNVSHVPVPRWVASAIGNPICANEHTTNKSKLAFARVLVDVDLSKELPKAIKINSPYRGPLLQAVAYEWVPHFCTACKKIGHTQDRCKPAGPAKPKAVYRPKQPAAPKPPEASRSPKPTGTPKQPIVQKTVATKLSNRFSMLQEGGLIEPGSSVLVNVETESEGDKSVDDVVSEDFELDPGEVDCGAFIETHVKHTTIKDVRRIFTGYDLVHNSACHYNGRIWVVWKPTLISLSVLHQSAQHIHCSLLHIATQKCIEVTFVYAFNARLDRRILWDHLQGISHQVSVPWLCMGDFNVVLNMDERLGSTHVQMADMHEFSACLDVCQLVDHHTTGCHFTWNNKQGDGLRWAKLDRILASPQWLSRVSDHSPCLVNIADLPHPPRASFKYLNCWALSPHFQDHVREGWGTQYSANHIVSLFLKLKNLRRTLKKLHTTSFTSLSDRVKKSKVALEQCQDDLRNSPMDPTLISLEKKLLHGYLLVKRAEMQVLFQRAKVQHLQLNDLSTRFFYSKLADRRLRNSIGRIHDEDGNLCTGTEEISAGFISYYKHLLGSSSPVTSLPSHLFHQDTLPHDVGNPCSAQIRVPEILDALKSIDRNKSPGIDGYSSVSFWMLGMWLGPILKSAVLEFFQDLLSS